In Vicugna pacos unplaced genomic scaffold, VicPac4 scaffold_15, whole genome shotgun sequence, the following are encoded in one genomic region:
- the LOC107034495 gene encoding zinc finger protein 286A isoform X1, with protein METDVAEMPGKRALSSQESPFSQEKSTEEEEVAALHLTARSQAPVTFKEVAMDFTPEEWGRLDPAHRDVMLENYRSLVSLWLPVSKAEHYDLENGKDPLVLERKAPKNSCSDLETRPESKDSTSVQDFSKEESCQVAVIDRLTRSSVYDSDLETALECENWVENQQGDQERHLREMLSHVNSLSEERARERDVYWKNFGQKSVLLPQDRVPKGSYAFHTLEKRMKQKSTLMKKQRTYKEKKPHKCNDCGELFTYHSVLVRHQRVHTGEKPYSCGECGKSFSHRANLTKHQRTHTRILFECSECKKAFTESSSLTIHQRIHVGERPYECSECGKGFNRSTHFVQHQLIHTGVKPYECNECDKAFIHSSALIKHQRTHTGEKPYKCQECGKAFSHCSSLTKHQRVHTGGKPYECSECGKTFSQSTHLIQHQRIHTGEKPYECNECGKTFSRSSNFAKHQRIHTGKKPYKCNECGKAFIHLSALIQHQRTHTGEKPYRCSECGKSFKCSSSLIRHQRIHTEG; from the exons ATGGAGACAGATGTGGCCGAAATGCCcgggaagagag CTCTGTCTTCCCAGGAGTCTCCATTCTCCCAAGAGAAGAGCACAGAAGAGGAAGAAGTGGCAGCTCTGCACCTCACAGCCAGGTCCCAG GCACCTGTGACATTCAAGGAAGTGGCCATGGACTTTACCCCAGAGGAGTGGGGGAGGCTGGACCCGGCACACAGGGacgtgatgctggagaactacaGGAGCCTGGTCTCACTGT GGCTTCCAGTTTCCAAAGCTGAGCACTACGATTTGGAGAATGGAAAAGATCCCTTGGTGCTTGAGAGAAAAGCACCCAAAAACAGCTGTTCAG ACTTGGAGACTAGACCCGAGAGCAAAGATTCCACTTCAGTGCaagatttttccaaagaggagtcATGCCAGGTTGCAGTAATAGACAGGCTGACAAGGAGTAGCGTCTATGACTCCGACTTGGAAACAGCTCTCGAGTGTGAAAACTGGGTAGAGAACCAGCAAGGAGATCAGGAGAGACACTTGAGAGAAATGCTCTCCCACGTGAATTCACTCTCCGAAGAGAGGGCTCGTGAGCGTGATGTTTACTGGAAAAACTTCGGGCAGAAGTCAGTCCTCCTCCCTCAAGACAGAGTTCCCAAAGGATCCTATGCCTTTCATACccttgaaaaaagaatgaaacagaaatcaaccctaatgaaaaagcagaggaccTATAAAGAGAAAAAGCCTCATAAGTGTAACGACTGTGGTGAGCTCTTCACTTACCACTCGGTGCTCGTCAGACACCAGAGGGTCCACACCGGGGAGAAGCCCTACAGCTGCGGTGAGTGTGGCAAGTCTTTCAGCCACAGGGCCAACTTAACCAAACATCAGAGGACTCACACGAGAATCCTTTTCGAGTGCAGTGAATGCAAGAAGGCCTTCACGGAAAGCTCATCCCTCACGATACATCAGAGGATTCACGTTGGAGAGAGGCCTTATGAGTGCAGCGAGTGTGGGAAAGGCTTCAATCGAAGCACCCATTTCGTGCAGCACCAGTTAATCCACACAGGGGTGAAGCCGTACGAATGCAACGAGTGTGACAAAGCCTTCATCCATTCGTCAGCTCTCATCAAACATCAAAGAACTCACACGGGAGAGAAACCCTACAAGTGTCaggagtgtgggaaagccttcagccaTTGCTCTTCCCTTACTAAGCATCAGAGAGTTCACACCGGGGGAAAACCATATGAATGCAGCGAATGTGGGAAAACCTTTAGCCAGAGCACACATCTTATTCAGCATCAGAGAatccatactggagagaaaccctacgaGTGTAATGAGTGTGGGAAAACCTTCAGCCGGAGCTCAAATTTTGCCAAACATCAAAGAATTCACACTGGAAAGAAGCCGTACAAATGTAATGAATGCGGAAAAGCCTTCATTCATTTGTCAGCTCTTATTCAACACCAGAgaactcacactggagagaaaccctacagATGCAGTGAGTGTGGGAAAAGCTTTAAGTGCAGCTCATCCCTCATCAGACATCAGAGGATTCACACTGAAGGGTAG
- the LOC107034495 gene encoding zinc finger protein 286A isoform X2, translating into MDFTPEEWGRLDPAHRDVMLENYRSLVSLWLPVSKAEHYDLENGKDPLVLERKAPKNSCSDLETRPESKDSTSVQDFSKEESCQVAVIDRLTRSSVYDSDLETALECENWVENQQGDQERHLREMLSHVNSLSEERARERDVYWKNFGQKSVLLPQDRVPKGSYAFHTLEKRMKQKSTLMKKQRTYKEKKPHKCNDCGELFTYHSVLVRHQRVHTGEKPYSCGECGKSFSHRANLTKHQRTHTRILFECSECKKAFTESSSLTIHQRIHVGERPYECSECGKGFNRSTHFVQHQLIHTGVKPYECNECDKAFIHSSALIKHQRTHTGEKPYKCQECGKAFSHCSSLTKHQRVHTGGKPYECSECGKTFSQSTHLIQHQRIHTGEKPYECNECGKTFSRSSNFAKHQRIHTGKKPYKCNECGKAFIHLSALIQHQRTHTGEKPYRCSECGKSFKCSSSLIRHQRIHTEG; encoded by the exons ATGGACTTTACCCCAGAGGAGTGGGGGAGGCTGGACCCGGCACACAGGGacgtgatgctggagaactacaGGAGCCTGGTCTCACTGT GGCTTCCAGTTTCCAAAGCTGAGCACTACGATTTGGAGAATGGAAAAGATCCCTTGGTGCTTGAGAGAAAAGCACCCAAAAACAGCTGTTCAG ACTTGGAGACTAGACCCGAGAGCAAAGATTCCACTTCAGTGCaagatttttccaaagaggagtcATGCCAGGTTGCAGTAATAGACAGGCTGACAAGGAGTAGCGTCTATGACTCCGACTTGGAAACAGCTCTCGAGTGTGAAAACTGGGTAGAGAACCAGCAAGGAGATCAGGAGAGACACTTGAGAGAAATGCTCTCCCACGTGAATTCACTCTCCGAAGAGAGGGCTCGTGAGCGTGATGTTTACTGGAAAAACTTCGGGCAGAAGTCAGTCCTCCTCCCTCAAGACAGAGTTCCCAAAGGATCCTATGCCTTTCATACccttgaaaaaagaatgaaacagaaatcaaccctaatgaaaaagcagaggaccTATAAAGAGAAAAAGCCTCATAAGTGTAACGACTGTGGTGAGCTCTTCACTTACCACTCGGTGCTCGTCAGACACCAGAGGGTCCACACCGGGGAGAAGCCCTACAGCTGCGGTGAGTGTGGCAAGTCTTTCAGCCACAGGGCCAACTTAACCAAACATCAGAGGACTCACACGAGAATCCTTTTCGAGTGCAGTGAATGCAAGAAGGCCTTCACGGAAAGCTCATCCCTCACGATACATCAGAGGATTCACGTTGGAGAGAGGCCTTATGAGTGCAGCGAGTGTGGGAAAGGCTTCAATCGAAGCACCCATTTCGTGCAGCACCAGTTAATCCACACAGGGGTGAAGCCGTACGAATGCAACGAGTGTGACAAAGCCTTCATCCATTCGTCAGCTCTCATCAAACATCAAAGAACTCACACGGGAGAGAAACCCTACAAGTGTCaggagtgtgggaaagccttcagccaTTGCTCTTCCCTTACTAAGCATCAGAGAGTTCACACCGGGGGAAAACCATATGAATGCAGCGAATGTGGGAAAACCTTTAGCCAGAGCACACATCTTATTCAGCATCAGAGAatccatactggagagaaaccctacgaGTGTAATGAGTGTGGGAAAACCTTCAGCCGGAGCTCAAATTTTGCCAAACATCAAAGAATTCACACTGGAAAGAAGCCGTACAAATGTAATGAATGCGGAAAAGCCTTCATTCATTTGTCAGCTCTTATTCAACACCAGAgaactcacactggagagaaaccctacagATGCAGTGAGTGTGGGAAAAGCTTTAAGTGCAGCTCATCCCTCATCAGACATCAGAGGATTCACACTGAAGGGTAG